A genome region from bacterium includes the following:
- the deoC gene encoding deoxyribose-phosphate aldolase, which translates to MDIAKYIDHTLLKPEATPVEIEKLCKEAAKHGFKAVCVNPVHCAMAASLLKGVDVEVATVIGFPLGANTTVIKMTETKDALANGATEIDMVMAIGLFKGGCDALVGRDIEGVVQAAEGRPVKVILETCLLDKEEIARACLIALAAGAAFVKTSTGFGSRGASVEDVRIMKAAVDGRIGIKASGGIRTRAQAIEMIEAGATRIGTSAGVTIVEGK; encoded by the coding sequence ATGGATATCGCAAAATATATAGATCACACGCTGCTCAAGCCGGAGGCGACCCCGGTGGAGATCGAGAAGCTCTGCAAGGAAGCGGCGAAGCACGGCTTCAAGGCGGTCTGCGTGAATCCCGTCCATTGCGCCATGGCCGCCTCCCTTCTCAAGGGCGTGGACGTGGAGGTCGCGACCGTGATCGGCTTCCCCCTTGGCGCGAACACGACTGTGATCAAGATGACGGAGACAAAGGACGCGCTCGCAAACGGCGCCACCGAGATCGACATGGTGATGGCCATAGGCCTCTTCAAGGGGGGCTGCGACGCCCTGGTCGGTCGCGATATCGAGGGCGTGGTGCAGGCTGCTGAAGGCCGGCCGGTCAAGGTGATCCTTGAGACGTGCCTCCTCGACAAAGAGGAGATCGCACGTGCATGCCTCATCGCGCTTGCGGCCGGCGCCGCGTTCGTGAAGACCTCGACCGGCTTCGGCTCCCGCGGAGCCTCGGTGGAGGACGTGAGGATCATGAAGGCTGCGGTGGACGGAAGGATCGGCATCAAGGCCAGCGGCGGGATCCGCACGCGCGCGCAGGCCATTGAGATGATCGAGGCGGGGGCCACGAGGATAGGGACCTCCGCAGGCGTCACGATCGTCGAGGGGAAATGA